One genomic region from Mangifera indica cultivar Alphonso chromosome 17, CATAS_Mindica_2.1, whole genome shotgun sequence encodes:
- the LOC123200111 gene encoding glutamyl-tRNA(Gln) amidotransferase subunit C, chloroplastic/mitochondrial, with the protein MGSRGFLLLKCLAPPKHNHFVFNCTRIGSWSSETPKLRKFSTTTAASSSLEPPDVPRLAETARISLCPQEVDEFAPKIRQVIDWFGQLQAVDLNSVDPAVRADNETENLREDSPETFENREAMIAAIPSYEEPYIKVPRVLNKE; encoded by the exons ATGGGAAGCAGGGGTTTCCTTTTGCTCAAATGCTTAGCGCCACCAAAGCATAACCATTTCGTTTTCAATTGTACAAGAATCGGTAGTTGGTCTTCAGAAACACCCAAACTCAGAAAATTCTCAACTACAACCGCCGCAAGCTCCTCTCTCGAACCACCTGATGTTCCTCGTTTGGCTGAAACCGCTCGAATCTCTCTTTGTCCTCAGGAG GTCGACGAATTTGCCCCTAAAATTCGACAAGTCATAGACTG GTTTGGACAACTTCAAGCTGTTGATCTCAACAGTGTCGATCCTGCTGTCAGAGCAG ATAATGAAACTGAAAACTTGCGTGAAGATTCTCCTGAAACATTTGAGAACAG GGAAGCCATGATAGCTGCCATTCCAAGCTATGAGGAGCCGTATATCAAAGTTCCTAGAGTCTTGAACAAAGAGTAG